The proteins below come from a single Aegilops tauschii subsp. strangulata cultivar AL8/78 chromosome 6, Aet v6.0, whole genome shotgun sequence genomic window:
- the LOC109774661 gene encoding F-box/LRR-repeat protein At1g06630 — protein MRTKHLIPNHAAGLTYANAYAAAREGGGGGIDPFEAFPDAVLGLIVSKLPFRSAVAASAISRRWRGAVATAPVLDLDFAAAFPAAPRRRAAFAAVAAAALAGSRRHPLRRLRLALDGFFDQAFAASAANHVASWLAAAAARGVEQLELHLPRSRLAVLPPSLLACTDLTALTLRLDHNALPLPSLCPLTRLSRLHLASVSLVGCGDFFEDLCSHCTQLSCLILEQCHIGALRLAGAPQLCSLDIASCSWTEQSSVAISEMPALRTLRYSGAMANRHMINGADSLDEVVLAIEKPQALLEPNLRELLALVGNVRSLVLSSWCIEQFARPEEWSKVRLDKVRRLACIIERREEGALSIAPLLTSCPNVQELSVSVVPSQSKRRRCSDSEVQYRVIGGRGMIVRNLREIRMEYIDESKSGLDLVKLLLKKAQMLEMMTIVPSMDGLEQAKFRRRVLKFRKASRNVNIQFCATA, from the exons ATGCGCACCAAGCACTTGATACCCAACCACGCCGCGGGGCTCACCTACGCGAACGCCTACGCCGCCGCccgcgagggcggcggcggcggcatcgaCCCGTTCGAGGCGTTCCCCGACGCGGTGCTCGGGCTGATCGTCTCCAAGCTGCCCTTCAGGTCCGCCGTCGCCGCGTCCGCCATCTCGCGCCGGTGGCGCGGCGCGGTGGCCACCGCGCCGGTGCTCGACCTCGACTTCGCCGCGGCGTTCCCCGCCGCGCCCCGCCGCAGGGCGGCGTTCGCGGCCGTTGCGGCCGCAGCGCTCGCGGGCTCGCGGCGCCACCcgctccgccgcctccgcctcgcGCTCGACGGCTTCTTCGACCAGGCCTTCGCCGCCTCCGCGGCCAACCACGTCGCCTCCtggctcgccgccgccgcggcgcgggGCGTCGAGCAGCTGGAGCTCCACCTCCCTCGCTCCCGCCTCGCCgtgctccctccctccctcctcgcTTGCACCGACCTCACGGCGCTCACCCTTCGCCTCGACCACAACGCCCTTCCGCTCCCTTCCCTCTGCCCCCTCACCCGCCTCTCCCGCCTTCACCTCGCCTCCGTCTCGCTCGTTGGCTGCGGTGACTTCTTCGAAGACCTCTGCTCTCACTGCACGCAGCTCAGCTGCCTGATCCTTGAACAGTGCCACATCGGTGCACTCCGACTAGCCGGCGCGCCGCAGCTTTGCTCGCTTGACATCGCCAGCTGTTCGTGGACGGAGCAGTCGTCTGTTGCCATTTCTGAGATGCCGGCGTTGCGCACTCTCCGCTACTCGGGTGCGATGGCGAACAGGCACATGATTAATGGCGCCGATTCCTTGGACGAAGTCGTTTTGGCCATTGAGAAGCCACAAGCTCTCCTGGAGCCTAATCTCAGAGAGCTGCTTGCGTTGGTTGGAAACGTACGGAGCCTAGTGCTTTCGTCCTGGTGCATTGAG CAATTTGCGCGTCCTGAGGAATGGTCGAAGGTGAGGCTGGACAAGGTGAGACGCTTGGCATGCATAATAGAGAGGAGGGAAGAAGGTGCTTTGTCCATTGCACCATTGCTTACGAGTTGCCCCAATGTGCAAGAACTTTCTGTGTCGGTCGTG CCATCGCAGTCCAAGCGGAGACGGTGCAGCGACAGTGAAGTTCAGTATCGTGTTATTGGTGGTAGAGGGATGATCGTCAGGAATCTCAGGGAAATTAGGATGGAGTACATTGATGAGAGCAAGAGTGGATTGGATCTGGTTAAGCTTCTGCTCAAGAAGGCTCAGATGTTGGAGATGATGACAATTGTGCCTTCCATGGATGGCCTTGAGCAGGCCAAGTTCAGGCGCAGGGTGTTGAAGTTCAGAAAAGCTTCCAGGAATGTCAACATCCAGTTTTGTGCCACTGCATGA